The genomic interval CAAAAGAAAGAAAAATCATATTCCATGTTGATGCAGTTCAAACAATGGGAAAAGTTGAAATATATCCTGAAAAAATGGGAATAGATTTATTATCATTTTCAGGGCACAAATTCCATGCACCAAAAGGAATAGGAGTTCTATACAAAAGAGACGGTATTCGTTTTGCTAAAGTTATCACAGGTGGTAACCAAGAAGGAAAAAGAAGACCAGGAACATCAAATGTACCATATATAGTTGGATTAGCTAAAGCATTAAAAATGGCTACTGAAAACATGAAAGAAGAATGGGTGAGAGAAGAAACTTTAAGAAACTATTTTGAAGACGAAGTTTCAAAAAGAATACCTGAAATTAAAATAAATGGAAAAGGTGCAAGAAGATTGCCAGGAACATCAAGCATTACTTTTAAATACTTAGAAGGAGAATCAATGCTTTTAAATCTAAGTTTAAGAGGAATAGCAGTAAGTTCAGGTTCAGCTTGTTCATCTGACAGTTTACAACCTTCTCATGTATTACTAGCTATGGGAGTGCCTGCTGAATATGCACACGGAACTTTAAGATTTTCTTTAAGTAAATACACTACTAAAGAAGAAATAGATTATACTATTGAAGCTTTAGTAGAAATAATAGGTAAATTAAGAGAGTTATCTCCATTATGGAAAACTTTCAAAGACAATAAGTTAACTGATACAGCAAGTTTTTAATAAGAATTAAATTGAAATTAGACTAAGGAAAATTATATAATTGTTTTAAATGATTAAAGGAGATGAAATCAAATGCAATATACAGAAAAAGTTATGCAACACTTTATGAATCCTCACAATGTAG from Fusobacterium pseudoperiodonticum carries:
- the nifS gene encoding cysteine desulfurase NifS, whose protein sequence is MKVYLDNNATTKVDEEVVKAMMPYFSDYYGNPFSLHLFGNETGLAVTEARQTIADILKAKPSEIIFTASGSEADNLAIRGIAKAYKHRGKHIITSTIEHPAVKNTFIDLMEDGFEVTMVPVDENGVMILDEFKKALREDTILVSVMHANNEVGSFQPVEEIGKITKERKIIFHVDAVQTMGKVEIYPEKMGIDLLSFSGHKFHAPKGIGVLYKRDGIRFAKVITGGNQEGKRRPGTSNVPYIVGLAKALKMATENMKEEWVREETLRNYFEDEVSKRIPEIKINGKGARRLPGTSSITFKYLEGESMLLNLSLRGIAVSSGSACSSDSLQPSHVLLAMGVPAEYAHGTLRFSLSKYTTKEEIDYTIEALVEIIGKLRELSPLWKTFKDNKLTDTASF